From Providencia sp. R33, a single genomic window includes:
- a CDS encoding sugar ABC transporter ATP-binding protein, producing MTTTSKADKSDPLITLRDLSKSFGGHRALRNIDLTLNKGEVHCLAGTNGCGKSTLIKTISGVYAPDDGSKIEIDGKSYNRLTPDKARELGVQVIYQDLSLFPNLTVAENIAFELNLKGYFGWFRKKQLREKALEILNELSFTINPDTPVQFLPIAQRQQVAICRALVADARLVIMDEPTASLTRTEVNQLLSTVNYLKDKGITVVFVSHRLEEVKEISDRITVIRDGQKIGTWPAEGLTTRKITELMTGLDIVHERKPPNNAEDRRSVLELKNLSRAGQYSDVSLNLKRGEVLGLCGLLGSGRTELALSLFGITHPDSGEMNIEGKPVKLKNNTDAIKHGIGYVSEDRLTLGAILQQSIADNMVISILDRLKTPLHLIDEKQCQDIVQEWITDLDIKVTDPNNALSTLSGGNQQKVVLAKWILTRPKVLILDSPTVGVDIGAKDSIYKLIHRLSGVGISILLITDEASEAYYNCDRILHMKQGSIVKEIVTDSINEQQLEEIING from the coding sequence ATGACAACCACCTCAAAAGCTGACAAATCCGATCCACTCATTACCTTGCGCGACCTTTCCAAAAGCTTTGGCGGCCACCGCGCGCTACGCAATATCGATTTGACGCTCAACAAAGGTGAAGTGCACTGCTTAGCGGGCACGAATGGGTGCGGGAAGAGCACACTGATCAAAACCATTAGTGGTGTCTATGCCCCTGATGACGGTAGTAAAATTGAGATAGACGGCAAAAGCTATAACCGTTTAACGCCAGACAAAGCGCGTGAATTAGGCGTGCAAGTTATCTACCAAGATTTATCGTTATTTCCGAACTTAACCGTTGCGGAAAATATCGCTTTTGAGCTGAATCTCAAAGGCTATTTTGGCTGGTTTCGTAAAAAACAACTGCGTGAGAAAGCGTTAGAAATCTTAAACGAGTTGTCTTTTACCATCAATCCAGATACCCCCGTGCAGTTTTTACCTATCGCCCAGCGCCAGCAAGTGGCAATTTGCCGTGCATTAGTCGCAGACGCACGTCTAGTGATTATGGATGAACCAACAGCGTCATTAACCCGTACCGAAGTAAACCAGCTTTTATCTACCGTTAACTATTTAAAAGATAAAGGCATTACGGTCGTATTTGTTAGCCACCGTTTGGAAGAAGTAAAAGAAATTTCAGACCGTATTACGGTAATCCGTGATGGGCAAAAAATTGGCACATGGCCTGCTGAAGGCCTGACTACCCGTAAAATTACTGAACTCATGACAGGTTTAGACATCGTCCATGAGCGTAAACCACCAAATAATGCCGAAGACCGCCGTTCAGTGTTAGAACTGAAAAATTTAAGCCGTGCGGGGCAATATAGCGATGTTTCACTGAACCTCAAACGCGGTGAAGTACTGGGTTTATGTGGGTTGTTAGGTTCTGGCCGTACTGAGCTCGCCTTATCATTGTTTGGGATCACCCACCCCGATAGCGGTGAAATGAACATTGAAGGCAAGCCAGTTAAGTTAAAAAACAACACCGATGCGATTAAACACGGTATTGGTTATGTGTCTGAAGACCGCCTGACATTAGGCGCGATTTTGCAGCAATCCATCGCGGACAATATGGTGATTTCAATTCTGGATCGCCTCAAAACTCCACTGCATTTAATCGATGAAAAACAGTGCCAAGATATTGTGCAAGAGTGGATTACCGACTTAGACATCAAAGTCACTGACCCGAATAACGCCCTCTCAACGTTATCTGGCGGTAACCAACAAAAAGTGGTACTGGCGAAATGGATTTTAACACGCCCTAAAGTGTTGATTCTCGATTCGCCAACTGTTGGGGTCGATATTGGTGCAAAAGACAGTATTTATAAACTGATCCACCGTTTATCCGGTGTCGGTATTTCCATTTTGTTAATTACCGATGAAGCCTCCGAAGCTTATTACAACTGCGACCGAATTTTACATATGAAACAAGGCTCTATCGTCAAAGAAATTGTGACGGATTCCATCAATGAGCAGCAATTGGAGGAAATCATCAATGGCTAA
- a CDS encoding ABC transporter permease, which translates to MANWQKLRPQSVEGWLTWVILIMVIFFTTMSPQFLTIQNLLDLSESYAVTGIFALGLFVVLVTGGIDISFAAVASVVQYVIATWLLQGFIASPALSITLAIIIGITFGLINAILIYSLNVVSIIITISMQSLLFGMLMWLTNGHSIYDLPDWWVDPVTILPFEVDGEYYQIGLPLVVMLGIACLTWILMNKTHIGRQLYAVGGSQESASRIGIRVWVIYLFAYGYLGAMAAIGGMLQTYRMSEVVPSALVGGELDVLAAAVLGGASLSGGRGSVIGTLMGVFLIGILKNGLNLIGVSNYFVNIVIGMVILIAICITHYKKRKETDVGFV; encoded by the coding sequence ATGGCTAATTGGCAAAAACTTCGCCCCCAATCTGTTGAAGGTTGGTTAACGTGGGTCATATTGATTATGGTGATTTTCTTCACCACCATGAGCCCACAATTTCTGACGATCCAAAACTTACTCGACCTAAGTGAAAGCTATGCAGTCACCGGTATCTTTGCTTTAGGGTTATTTGTTGTTTTGGTCACGGGCGGGATTGATATTTCCTTCGCAGCTGTGGCCTCCGTCGTTCAATACGTCATTGCCACGTGGCTACTGCAAGGCTTTATTGCCAGCCCTGCATTAAGTATCACGCTAGCGATTATCATCGGGATCACTTTCGGTTTAATCAACGCGATTTTGATTTACTCTCTGAATGTGGTGTCGATCATTATCACCATCAGTATGCAATCACTGCTATTCGGTATGTTGATGTGGCTAACCAACGGGCACAGCATTTATGACCTGCCTGATTGGTGGGTCGACCCTGTGACCATCTTACCTTTCGAGGTAGACGGGGAATATTACCAAATTGGTTTACCACTAGTTGTCATGTTGGGGATCGCCTGTTTAACGTGGATTTTAATGAATAAAACCCATATTGGCCGCCAACTTTATGCGGTTGGGGGTAGCCAAGAATCGGCATCTCGTATCGGTATTCGGGTATGGGTTATCTACCTGTTTGCGTACGGTTATCTCGGTGCAATGGCAGCCATTGGTGGCATGTTGCAAACCTACCGTATGAGCGAAGTTGTACCAAGCGCCCTCGTTGGTGGAGAGTTAGATGTGCTCGCAGCGGCTGTATTAGGTGGCGCTAGCTTATCGGGTGGGCGCGGAAGCGTTATCGGTACGCTGATGGGGGTATTCCTCATCGGTATCTTGAAAAATGGCCTTAACCTGATTGGTGTCTCAAACTACTTCGTCAATATCGTCATCGGTATGGTTATCCTCATTGCGATTTGTATTACCCACTATAAGAAACGCAAAGAGACGGACGTAGGTTTTGTTTAA